Proteins encoded in a region of the Ancylobacter sp. SL191 genome:
- the flgD gene encoding flagellar hook assembly protein FlgD — translation MTSVNPLASTGTASAASAAAKPQTLDYTAFLQLLIAQMKNQDPTEPMDTAQYMGQLASFSQVEQSISANAKLDSLLTSSSLQIADAAIGRTVTSADGTVSGTVTSVRIAADAPMAMLADGREVALTSGVRMS, via the coding sequence ATGACATCGGTTAACCCGCTCGCCTCGACGGGCACGGCCTCGGCCGCGTCCGCCGCCGCCAAGCCGCAGACGCTCGACTACACGGCGTTCCTCCAGCTCCTCATCGCCCAGATGAAGAACCAGGATCCGACGGAGCCGATGGACACGGCGCAGTATATGGGCCAGCTCGCCTCCTTCTCGCAGGTCGAGCAGAGCATATCGGCCAACGCCAAGCTCGACTCGCTGCTGACCTCCTCCTCGCTGCAGATCGCCGACGCCGCCATCGGCCGGACGGTGACCAGCGCCGACGGCACGGTTTCCGGCACGGTCACCTCGGTGCGCATCGCGGCCGATGCACCCATGGCCATGCTCGCCGACGGGCGCGAAGTCGCGCTCACCTCCGGCGTGCGGATGTCCTGA
- the fliQ gene encoding flagellar biosynthesis protein FliQ — MNEVDALDVVQSAIWTIIVASGPAVAAAMLVGVAIALFQALTQIQEVTLTFIPKIIAVLVVSALTATFIGQQILAFTEEVYGRIGTGF; from the coding sequence ATGAACGAGGTCGATGCGCTCGATGTCGTCCAGTCGGCGATCTGGACGATCATCGTCGCCTCGGGGCCCGCGGTGGCCGCCGCCATGCTGGTGGGCGTTGCCATCGCCCTGTTCCAGGCGCTGACGCAGATCCAGGAGGTCACGCTGACCTTCATCCCGAAGATCATCGCCGTTCTCGTGGTTTCCGCCCTCACCGCCACCTTCATCGGCCAGCAGATCCTCGCCTTCACTGAGGAGGTCTATGGCCGCATCGGCACCGGATTCTGA